From Zingiber officinale cultivar Zhangliang chromosome 5B, Zo_v1.1, whole genome shotgun sequence, the proteins below share one genomic window:
- the LOC121985479 gene encoding trihelix transcription factor ASIL1-like: MEGKEAGASRPANSGLPYREDCWSEGETSALVDAWGDRYLELNRGHLRQKHWQEVADAVNSRRGATGRRQPRTDVQCKNRIDTLKKKYKVEKGRIGSGSGAAGSQWPFFARLDALVGSSASAAAPAVKKRPLSPPLALPLPYQRKGGSLPVAAAAAVRPLNLKDKRPTTPSLSLADSIFQRAAAAAAAAEEDDYEEYDEDLGSPSRSPDRSGWGWKRPIGDGDGIRELAKAMVRFSEIYERVEVEKQQQTMEIEKKRMEFAKELEIRRMQMLVDSQVQLVKIKRAKRADTDGYMENLE; encoded by the coding sequence ATGGAGGGGAAGGAGGCAGGCGCTTCTCGGCCGGCGAACTCGGGCTTGCCGTACCGGGAGGATTGCTGGAGCGAGGGGGAGACGTCGGCGCTGGTGGACGCCTGGGGCGACCGTTACCTCGAGCTCAACCGCGGCCATCTCCGCCAGAAGCACTGGCAGGAGGTCGCCGACGCCGTCAACTCCCGCCGCGGTGCCACCGGGCGCCGCCAGCCTCGCACCGACGTGCAGTGCAAGAACCGGATCGACACCCTGAAGAAGAAGTACAAGGTGGAGAAGGGGCGGATCGGGTCCGGGTCGGGAGCCGCCGGCAGCCAGTGGCCGTTCTTCGCCCGCCTCGATGCGCTCGTTGGATCGTCGGCGTCTGCGGCTGCTCCCGCTGTGAAGAAGCGTCCTTTGTCGCCTCCGCTAGCCTTGCCGCTCCCGTACCAACGAAAGGGCGGGTCTTTGCCGGTTGCTGCGGCGGCCGCCGTCCGGCCATTGAATTTGAAGGACAAGCGTCCCACGACACCCTCCCTTTCTCTGGCGGACTCTATCTTCCAGCGGGCCGCTGCTGCTGCGGCAGCAGCGGAGGAGGACGATTACGAGGAATATGACGAGGACTTGGGATCGCCGTCTAGATCTCCGGACAGATCTGGATGGGGATGGAAGAGACCTATAGGGGACGGTGATGGAATCCGTGAGCTTGCGAAGGCGATGGTGAGGTTTTCCGAGATATATGAGAGGGTTGAGGTGGAGAAACAGCAGCAGACGATGGAAAtagagaagaagagaatggagttTGCCAAGGAGCTAGAGATCCGGAGGATGCAGATGCTTGTGGATTCACAGGTACAGCTTGTGAAGATTAAGCGTGCCAAGCGAGCTGATACCG